In Miscanthus floridulus cultivar M001 chromosome 19, ASM1932011v1, whole genome shotgun sequence, the DNA window CAGTCAAGCACATACCAGGGGTGGGGTGTTGTTGTGGCGCACTGTATGATTGTAAGGAGTGGAAATATACCAGGGGTGGGGTGCTGTTGTGGCTCCCTGTATGATTGTAAAGAGTGGAAATGGTATATTCTCCAACATGGGGATGGAGACTcacaaaagctttgggatggggGAACCTTGGACGCGGGAACTCTTTCCCGCTTCGCAACAACGTTTGATTAAGTTTTAATTGTTTGTTCCCACCTCCGTGTGGCGGGTATTAAAACTAAGACGTCATGCGCCTGTGCCCTTCACGCTTCACCACTGTGAACGCATAGGGGGTCCGTGCTGCGTACGGAAGGACGTTGTTTTTGTCCTGTGTAGTCATGGTAGATTTTTAAAAGCTGTTGAGCTAATCAGAACATGGTCACATGGCTAGGTTTCTTAATTGAAAAAAAAGCAGACTAGGAAGTGCTTTCTTTGGATCTATGTATGTTTACGGAGAGCATGGGCATGGACATGCTATGCATATGATTTACTACACCGAATACTGTTTCTgttttttctgttttattcacTTTGCATCCCTCAATATCTGAATGTGGTAAATGCAGATAGTAGCCTAATTGCATTGATTTGCAGTAAGCAGACTTAGGAGCTTTTGAGTTGGGATGAATATTTTTAATGCTGCTAGGCCTTATCATAATGacgtgtttttatttttttcctctcTTGGTTAATTATGTGTCGTTATTATtgatgccttgtatttaatttattttctctttctttctcttttttcttggTGGCTCATGTTGGGCTTCAACTCTAGCCCACCTCAACTTGATAGAGACTAAAGGGCTTTGTTGTTACTGTTGCATTTTTTTTTGGGTGCTGGAGTCAACCTTCATACTAAATTTGGCTTCCTGAATTTTGAGGTTCCCAATGAAGTTTGTTTGTGCAACACATCAGATATGGTTTGAAATGTTTTTTTTTATCACAAGACTGCATGTACTGTAGTATTTAGTTTCCTACTTGTAAGCTTTCATTTACATGTCCTTGGTTGATCCTGagcgttttccaaacttttctaCACTAGTCTATATCTTAATACTCAATCCATAATTTTGTCCTTAGGAATGGTAGCAAGCTATGAGGTTCCATGCAATGGTATCCTTATAATTAGATATCGTAGCAATCGCATTGTCCTAAGTAAGTTCATTTGTATTCCTTGACGAATCCATCAAGAATTGGAATAAAATCTAGAAGATAAAAGAGTTCTGTTTATTTAGCTATTTAACATATTATTTATTTAATGTGCATGTGATGCAAGCAGTTTTGCGTTTTTCACCCATAAACTCTGCTGCATCAATCAGCATCTGAAAAAGCATGGCATCTCTATTGTCGTTATTACGCTTTGCCCTCTGAATATGCGTCATCAATCATTATTGCTGAAATAAAGAAATGCTGCACTAGTAGTTTTTATCCCAAGGCATAAGGAAATGCATTAATATGTAAGGTTCATTGCAAATCATTGAACCTTCAAATTTGTAGGATTGATGTATAGACAATTGTATCCATGTTTATAATCCAATTGTACACTTCTCCTCATGGCAGCATGTTGAAAATGGCCAATTATTGAGCTTGCTTGTCATGGTTACTGTTAATTCATTGTATCGATTCTCAAATATCTGTAGCTCAGGCAAAGATAGACTTGTTATTTTTAAATAAACAAAATCCTGCAGCAAATAATTATTGCTTTTTAAAACCATTTATTCTTGACAAGGAAGCACCTTAAGTCCTTAGCTCCTCTAGTTTATGGAATGTTCTATTTCTGATACGTGTCTTTTGGGAATAAAACACTGTTAAACTAATTTTCCTAACAGCCTATGTTTTCTTTTCAGGATTGTGCATCAAGAATACTTTTTGTCAAGGAGTTCACTTGAGGAATGCAAGAATTAGGATAGGCCAAGTAGAATTGTTTTTTCTGTTGGCATATCCTGAGTTTCCTCTGATAAGGATCCTGTCTCACCACCTGGGtcaattttatcaaacattttTGCCGCCAGCTGCCTTAACTACATACTACAAATTTTAAGGGGATTTGTCTTTGGTGGACTGCTTCTACCTTCAGTTCACACTTTTGCAGCCAGCTGCCCATGGCAACAACAAAAGCAAATGCTAATGCTGTTTGTTGGAATGCAAGTTCTTCTAGGCAGGGAGGCCAAACTTCAAGAGCTAGTGGTCCTCAAAATGTCTGCGTAGCTAATGCTGTTTGTTGGAATGCAAGTTCTTCTAGGCAGGGAGGCCAAACTTCAAGAGCTAGTGGTCCTCAAAATGTCTGCGTAACTAATATGCAAGCAGAgctatcatcatcgtcatcaggcCATGGAACCAAATCATGCAGCCTCTCTGTGGACCACTCTTTGTCACATAAGCCTGAATCAGAACGCTCGATGGGAGCAACTGATAACCTGGATTCTCTAGTAGCAAATTCAATAGGCAGGCTTGTCTTTGAGGCTGGTCTTGAGTCTGATTTTGTTCACTTGCCGTCTTTTAATGGCGTGGTTGATTTGCTCACCCGTGGGGCTCGGATTGCAATGCCTTCTTATGAATATATTCTGCAAGTGCAACTGAGTGAAGTTCAAAAGCGTGAAAAGGCTATGAGGCAACACTGGGAGAGAAGAGGCTGCAGTTTGATATTGGATAGCTGGAAAAGCCGGTGTGGGAGAAGCTTCATTAGTGCTTTCGTGCATTGCAGAGAAGGGATGCTTTTTCTCAGATCCATAGACATCTCCACAATATTTGATGATGTTGATGAGCTTGCAGCAATGGTCTGTTGTTTGATTGATGATATCGGTGTCCACAACATTGTTCAGGTCATCACCAATAATGTTTCACTACATATGCAAGCTACAGAGCATGCTGTGCTAAAGAAACATGACCAGTCATTCATATTCACAGTATGTGCTGATCATTGCATCAATCTTCTGCTTGAGAATATAGCTGAACTGGATCATGTGAAAGATGTCCTAACGAAGGCAAGAGAAATCACGTTGTTTTTGTATGGCCATGCATTACCCATGGAACTGATGAAAAAGTTCTTTTATTTTGACTCTGAGATCATAAGCAACTCTAACTTGAAATCGGTGGCTAAGTTTCTCACGCTTGAGACCCTAGTGTCTCAGAGGGAAAATCTGATGGAGCTGTTTAGCTCGTCGAACTGGGTTTCCTCTGATCTGGCTTGTACAAGTCTGTCCATGCATATATGTGAGGTAGTCCAAACGGATAGTGCATTTTGGAGTGCTGCTGATAATGTTTTGAAGGTTACAGGCCCACTTATCAGTGTATTGTATAAATTGGAAAATGATAATTGTCCAGTGAGTGTCCTGTATGATGCCATGGATAGTGCAAAAGAAGGTATAAAAAAAAATCTTGGTCATGAGCATGGTAATTACTGGCAGATGATTGATCGCATATGGGACAATTATTTGCATTCCCCAATCCATGCTGCTGGTTATATTCTCAATCCAGGACTCTTTTACGCTGACCGGTACCGCCATGATTCTGAAATCAGCAGTGGCATCACGACCTGCATTATCCGAGTGGCTAGAAGTCATTATCATGCATTGCATGTAGCTGAACAAATGGATCTATATCAAAGAAGATCAGGTTTGTTTGATTCAGATTCAGCAATTCAGGAAGCTACTGGAACACCTCAAGGTAAAGGCCAGTCCTGATTCACTGTGTGAACCCCTTTGATCTAAATATTTCAGGACATTTTAATTTGTACCTTTCTCCTGGTTTCGCACCTTCATATTCATAGTCTGTCTGTTATTTGATGTGATGCTCTTTTGTGTTGCTACTAAGTGCCGTTATTTCTGGTTTATCCAAATTTTAATTAAACATGTTAGATCTGGTTAGGATGCTTGAACTCCATACCAACTTAAATAGAGCAGGAGTACCATTCTCCAGTGTACAAATTGTTATGTACATGCAATATTGCCTAAAGGCAGAAGTCCTGGTTCTTTCCCGCTAATGAGTAATGTCATATTCACACAACAATCTCTACAGCCACAGCTGCGCTCATCTCGCTGCCTGCCACAATTGCTCCTTGTTCCTTTTGTCAAGTTAATGCCTTGTCATGATATATGTCCTAAGTTGCTTTCATTGAACATACCATGCATGCTTGTCTACTAATCCCAAGGTAGACGCTAATGTTAATTAGTTAATGACGGTTTGGGTTAAAGAAAGGCCCATGCTAATTTAAGTAAACAATAACTCAGGTTTAAATAATGCTGTGTCCACAGTCATTAAAGCATGATGTTCAGACAAGGAGAAACAGCAGAAAAAAAAGTGTTTTGCTTGTCTGAAATCTCGTGTTTTATGACTGGAGGCAGTAGACTAGTAGTTCTGCAATACCCCCATATAGTTGgatgctactccctccgttccaaattataagacgttttggcttttctatattcatagcttttgctacgcacctagatatatgttatgtctagatacgtagtactccctccattcctgtTTACCCGGCGTACACGAGTTTTTGTAATCAGCCACAATAGCAGGGGGGCAGTAGTACCAAGGCATATAGTCATTACTCCGGCTCGACTCGAAGCGACGCATGCACGCATGCTGCATGCATGCAGCTCAACCGTCGCTGCACTAGCTTAGTATACTCGAATAAAAGATGATTTAGTGGCCAGCGGGGCGATGCTAATTGCGGCACAGCAAAGCACAGCTGTTAATACGGGCGCATATCTCCGTAACCTTCTTGGTATCTGGTATATGGCCTTGTACGCCGGGTATactggaatggagggagtaaaagctatgaatctaaaaatgccaaaacgtcttataatttgggacagaggaaGTACATTTGATATATGCTTCTATATGCTATGGTGTGAGGCCTTTGCTCCCATGATAATTTGTCACCTGATGAAATACCatatctgatttttttttttttggtttcaaGTTCATGATTTGCATTTTGATACCCACTGTTGATATGCTTCGTATTTGTTACCTTGTGCCCCTCCTTAGAAAATGACTAATGCATGTTGCCAACAAAGTTATCTTTCAACTTGCTTAAGTTACCACGTTCAACAGAAGTTAGTCTGTGTCCTCTGGATTAAATGGTGTAGAAATTAGAATCAGGAATTTATTTTGAACTGTTACAAAGAAAAAAAGAATAGAAACCTACCAGTGTGATGATAATTCCGTTAAAGGAGTTGTGTCCTTACCTGTGTTTACCTGAAACAAATCGCAGATGTCTGGTGGGAGAGACATGGGAGTGGCACGAAGGAGCTACAATCTTTTGCTGCTCGGATCCTAGGCCAGACATGCTTCGGCGCTACTAGGTACAACCTTGACAAGAGCTTATCCGAGAGGCTGCACACCCAGAAGCGGTCCTTCGCCGATCAAGAGAGGTTCCGCAACATGGAGTACATCTACTGCAACCTTCGCCTCGCGAATGCGGTGCCTCGCCTGAAGGGTCCTCCTGCCGCCCAGCATGGTAAGGTCACTGCCCAGCTGAGTGACTGGGTGTCGGCATAGCACACCCCCCTGCTGGCCCCTGGTTGCGCGGTGAACTGGCTTGCGCTGGGGACGCTGCTGTCGGTCTACACATACCGTGCTGGGCCTTTCCAACAATTTGGAGGCCTGGGAAACCTGTGTTGTTAAACCTGACATTTTTTTTTTGGCCGGATGCGTAATTTCCATCACCTGAGGTTGGATAATCGATTTAGTACATGGAGGAAATGGTTTCGCTGACTAACGGCGGTTTGTGTGtttgttttaaattttaaaaaaaaggcGGCCATCGCTGGCTTTTGCACCCCAGTCGACTGGTTTGTTGTGCGTATTGAGTCGTGGAACTGCATACTAGTACTGTAGCTCAGTGAGCCGCGGTGCTGGCAGTTatggccgccgcagcagcagcggaAGCAGCATGGAGCAGTAGCTTGTGTGCTTTTGGGCGGCGTGGCCACGCCTGTTTTGTAGCGTTTCAATGCGCTCTGCTTTGCCTTTGTCCCCCCTGCTCGTCCCAGTGTCGTCGCAGGTCGCAGCTAGCTGTTGCATTGCATCCATACCATTACTCCCGTCGGAACGAATTGAATTGCTACTGCGCCGGCAGGCCGGTCGGCGACAATGGGAGCAGCATGCTGCGTCGTAGTGGGCGAGTTGCTCTAGCTAGTGCCGGAGTGTCCTGCCCAGTGGATGGTAGTGGTTGCATTTGCTGTGCGCCTGTGCCCCAACAACTTCCACTGCCATGCTATTGCTATCTGCCGAAGCGTCCATGGGATGGTGGGACGCCTAATCTGCCCAAGGAATGAGGAGGACCAGGAGAGCATGATCGCGATTACTACCAGGTTTTCAAGTTTGAACTCGGCTGTGGATCTGCGATCCGATCCTTGGGCTCCGTAAACGCAATGCCAGTGCCAGGAGGCAGGAGTGGCGTCGAGCGGCGTGCAGGGCGGAAGGCTGCCTGGTGGGCACTAGCGACGGGAGCAGTAAACAATGGCGGTCGTGGCCTCCCTCCGAAAGGAAAAGACGAAATCGTAGGAAGCGGACAGGCGGGCGGGACAAGGGCTGGCACTGGCACGCGTCTCGCGGTCTCGGGCTCGCTCGGTGGCGCCGTGGCGGGACGGGACGGGATCAGCCTTCCTCTGCTGGCTGCTCGTACGGGCTACAACTACGAGCTCGGGCTGGTGCCTGGTGGCGGTCACCGGCACGCGCATAGGACCGCGGATCGCGCCACCGTGCCTCTCGCACCGAGCGCGTAAACAATGCAGCGGGCGGGCGTTTGCTGCTCTCCTAGGTGATCCACTGACCGTCCGTCCTCTCCTCTGTAGCGGCAGCCGGCCGGCAGGTGCGTGTGGTGTGACCACCCATCCCAGTTCCCATGGCACGCACGGCACAACCAACGCCGGTTTGCCGAGCTTACACGCTTCAGCACAACCAATGCGTGCGACAGCGATGGTGCTACTGCTATCGATGTCATCGATCTATCGTGACGGCCAATTGACCAAATGCGCCGGCCGAGCCGAGCCCAGGTGTGGAAGTGGAAGCGTGGACCGAGTAGAGTAGCTTCGGTTGGGTTGGGTCTACTACCCGCCTGCCTCCACCACCTCGAGTGGCGAGTTCGGCCACCCACTCCACGCCACCGTGGCCCGTGGACACGGCCACGTAGCCCCGCTCCCCGCCCCGCGGCCCAGCCGGCAGGGCCAATAAGCGACCGTGCATTTCAAAATTTGAAGACCAGGGCACCAGGCAGTCAAACCAAGCGAAGATCTCCCGTCCCGTCGCCTCGCCACGCAAGCCGCCTCCCTGCTCCTTCTGCCGGCGGTGGCGGCAGTGTCGCCTCTCCTCACCCCAGCGAAAGCGCGGGCCAGACTCCGACCTCGCCGTCTCAGCCCCGAGGCGGGGGAAGCCCGTCAGGGTGAGGCCGGGACGACACCACCATGCCGCTGCCGCTGGCCAAGGCGAGGAGGGGGTTCTCCCCGCAGCCGGAGCCTCAGCCCGCGCGGTCGTCCGGCAGGTCGCAGCTGGAGCAGGACGTGAGTCAccgatccctctctctctccgcccGCCTGCCCATGCCTACTCTCCTCACTCCCCCTCACATGGAATGcacgcacgcgcgcgcgcgcaggTCAAGAGGCTGCGCAAGGCGCTGCAGGAGGAGACGGCGCTGCACGCCGTCCTCGAGGGCGCCCTGGGCCGCGCCGCCGTCACCCTCGCCGACATGGCATACCTCCCCACCAACGTACGCACGCCCGCACGCCCACGGTTGGTTTGGCTTGGCTTCCCCGGCGGCGGTCGCTGACATTAGAcggtctctcctctctctctctctcctctgcaGGCGCAGGAGCTGCTCTCCAACATCTGCATCCTCGAGACCGCGGTCACGAAGCTGGAGGAGGAGATGGTCTCCCTGCATTTCCAGCTCATCCAGGAGAGGAACGAGAGGCGGCTCGTCGAGTACCGCCTCAAGCACCTCCCCCCGCCGCCGTCCGCTTGCTCCTGCCACTCCGGGAAACTCGGACCAGATGTACGTATTTCTCTGCTCATCGACATTATTCCTGTTCCTGCTTAACAATTGCAAGATTCATTTAGACTGCAAATAACATACGGATTTATCTTGCTGAATCAGTTTGTACTACTATAACGTTGGCCACTGCATTCAGTCTGTAAGGGATGGAAATTCTGTGTTGCTTTCCAAAAACGTGCCATATCCTTCTACAATAGTCATGCCAAATACCTTCACTTACCATTCTGATCTCAACGCATCATCTCCTGActaaattaagaaactatatatgtttcaaattttaGCTCAGTTATTATCTTCTTAGTCCGTCTTTTCACTGTCTACGAACATTCATGTTGCTACCAGGATACCACGGGCGAAAAATGCAGTAGCCAAGGGGAGGAGGTTTATCCTCGTGCTGCCTTGCATGAACAAGCTGTGAAACTACAGAGACAGATCTCTGTTAAAGGCTTCGCAGATCCTAATCAGCTCTCCGAGGACATCGTCCGCTGCATGAGGAACATTTTTATTTCGCTATCAGATTCCTGCAGAGACTCCTCAAGGAATTCCTCCTTGGCTCAGCAGTCTATTCCATCCCCCACTGGGAATTATTCAATTTCTGCCTTCTGGTCTCTGTCGGAACCGTCGTCCATATCTTCTTGGGTACAGAGCCCTCAGGTGGATTTGAACTACAACAATAATCTATTAGCTTCGGAGACTGTTTTTGACCCTTACAAAGCCCGTGAGAAGCTTAGCTGGGCTGACATAGGCAACTACAGTGCGGCAGCTGAAGTTTCGTGGATGTCAGTTGGGAAAAAACAACTTGAATACGCTGCGGAGTCACTTCGCAAATTCAGGTAATGTGTCAAGCAATATTTGTAATACCTGCACCTTACTGTTTGTAACTAACTGAAACTATGACAATTGGTGTACCAAATCATACTATAATCCACTGGCTTTAGCTCCACGATTCAGTACATTGCCTCTTTAGTACCACTTTACCTTTTATTTCAATGCCATTAAAGATGAGCACCTGTTTCGTCCTTCATGGTATTTGGGTTAATCCAACAGTACTAATGAACGCCTATTAGAGTGCAGATTGTTCATTGAGCAGCTGGCAGAAATAAACCCTATTCACCTCAATGATGATGCAAGGTTGGCATTTTGGATCAACTTATACAACGCGTTGATGATGCACGTACGtgattttgaaaactttagtTCTTATTAGGGTAGCTTAATGTGTGGGAGGGCACATGTTGAACATTTGTGACATTTTTTTATCCCTTTACAGGCttatcttgcttatggtgttccACGAAGCGACATGAAACTGTTTTCACTGATGCAAAAGGTTTGCTAAAGGAACCAATTATATTGTACATTAGATTTGTTCCTATGTTACATACATGCTAAgcttgttcgagaaaaaaaatatttgttcCTATGTTAGCTGGGAGTGGGAGCCTGGGACTCTTAAGTTAATAGCATGTCAGCAATTCAAGATTTCCATTTTTTTTGCTTGTTGTGTGACATGCTTTTATTTCTGGAGAATCATATCATTAATTCATTATACTTGTTTTCTCTCCAGGCCGCATATACAATTGGTGGGCACCCATTCAGTGCTGCATTTATTGAATATGTAATTCTGAAGATGAAACCACCAAGTCATAGGCCACAGATGGTATACCACTTACTGAAAACCTTGCAGGGCATTTAGCTGACAGTGCTTCTTATTTCGATTTCCTTCAGCTAACCAACACAAACCATTAAAAGTTATTGCTGTCTTTGGTTGAAGGCCCTGCTTCTTGCCCTTCAGAAGATTAAGGTACCTGAGGAGCAGAAAAAATTCTGCATTGCGGCACCTGAGCCACTTTTGACGTTTGCCCTCAGCTGTGGAATGTATTCTTCTCCCGGGGTAAGCTCAGAGCATTTTCCTTTGGTTTCCTTCATTTGacaccaagattagcactatattttTTGTTGACAAGCTAGTTGATTTGCTAGAATGCCTTTCATGATTGTCCCTAGCGCAAAGATTTAATGGTTGACAAAGGACTAATTATCACTGTAGGTGAAGATATACACAGCAAACAATGTGAGGGAAGAACTTCAAGATGCACAGCGTGATTTCATTAGAGCATCGGTAGGAGTAAGTCGAAAAGGGAAGCTTCTGGTCCCTAAGATACTACACTGTTTTGCCCGTGGTTTTGTTGACGACAACAGCTTCCCTATTTGGATCTCGCATTTTCTACCTCAGCAGCAAGCTACATTTGTCGATCACTGTGTGTCTCAAAGGCGGCAAAGTCTCCTGGGCACCCGTACTTTCGGCATCATTCCATTTGATTCTCGGTTTCGCTACCTCGTCCTGCCAGATACGGGATCTTTAAATTAACTGCCATCCGAGATTCA includes these proteins:
- the LOC136528443 gene encoding uncharacterized protein; translation: MATTKANANAVCWNASSSRQGGQTSRASGPQNVCVANAVCWNASSSRQGGQTSRASGPQNVCVTNMQAELSSSSSGHGTKSCSLSVDHSLSHKPESERSMGATDNLDSLVANSIGRLVFEAGLESDFVHLPSFNGVVDLLTRGARIAMPSYEYILQVQLSEVQKREKAMRQHWERRGCSLILDSWKSRCGRSFISAFVHCREGMLFLRSIDISTIFDDVDELAAMVCCLIDDIGVHNIVQVITNNVSLHMQATEHAVLKKHDQSFIFTVCADHCINLLLENIAELDHVKDVLTKAREITLFLYGHALPMELMKKFFYFDSEIISNSNLKSVAKFLTLETLVSQRENLMELFSSSNWVSSDLACTSLSMHICEVVQTDSAFWSAADNVLKVTGPLISVLYKLENDNCPVSVLYDAMDSAKEGIKKNLGHEHGNYWQMIDRIWDNYLHSPIHAAGYILNPGLFYADRYRHDSEISSGITTCIIRVARSHYHALHVAEQMDLYQRRSGLFDSDSAIQEATGTPQDVWWERHGSGTKELQSFAARILGQTCFGATRYNLDKSLSERLHTQKRSFADQERFRNMEYIYCNLRLANAVPRLKGPPAAQHGKVTAQLSDWVSA
- the LOC136528186 gene encoding uncharacterized protein — encoded protein: MPLPLAKARRGFSPQPEPQPARSSGRSQLEQDVKRLRKALQEETALHAVLEGALGRAAVTLADMAYLPTNAQELLSNICILETAVTKLEEEMVSLHFQLIQERNERRLVEYRLKHLPPPPSACSCHSGKLGPDDTTGEKCSSQGEEVYPRAALHEQAVKLQRQISVKGFADPNQLSEDIVRCMRNIFISLSDSCRDSSRNSSLAQQSIPSPTGNYSISAFWSLSEPSSISSWVQSPQVDLNYNNNLLASETVFDPYKAREKLSWADIGNYSAAAEVSWMSVGKKQLEYAAESLRKFRLFIEQLAEINPIHLNDDARLAFWINLYNALMMHAYLAYGVPRSDMKLFSLMQKAAYTIGGHPFSAAFIEYVILKMKPPSHRPQMALLLALQKIKVPEEQKKFCIAAPEPLLTFALSCGMYSSPGVKIYTANNVREELQDAQRDFIRASVGVSRKGKLLVPKILHCFARGFVDDNSFPIWISHFLPQQQATFVDHCVSQRRQSLLGTRTFGIIPFDSRFRYLVLPDTGSLN